A genomic stretch from Candidatus Brocadiia bacterium includes:
- a CDS encoding metal-dependent hydrolase — MPTIPTHAFMGYVVASLGSGYVPAERRHSYGVTVMALSVLPDADALFMKWIPYGNMLGHRGLSHSLVFAGLLALAAVFILRDVRRNFPGGVWGLFGLFWIAFAMHGVLDALTNGGLGVGFFIPFDNSRFFFPIHPIPVSPIGIGTLLHLWWSIECFAAEFLMLWTIGLGVIILARGRFRYRSAVSAILILIGIVSWISRIF, encoded by the coding sequence ATGCCGACCATTCCGACGCACGCGTTTATGGGTTATGTGGTGGCCAGCCTGGGCAGTGGTTATGTCCCGGCCGAGCGGCGGCACAGTTACGGCGTTACAGTTATGGCGCTTTCGGTCCTGCCGGATGCCGATGCCCTGTTTATGAAATGGATTCCTTACGGGAATATGCTCGGCCACCGGGGATTGAGCCATTCACTGGTCTTTGCCGGACTGCTGGCATTGGCCGCCGTTTTCATCCTGCGCGATGTCCGCCGGAACTTCCCCGGCGGGGTCTGGGGACTGTTCGGTCTTTTCTGGATAGCCTTTGCCATGCACGGCGTGCTGGACGCATTGACGAACGGCGGGCTGGGCGTGGGATTCTTCATACCGTTTGATAACAGCCGCTTCTTCTTCCCGATTCATCCGATACCGGTATCGCCGATTGGCATAGGAACCCTTTTACATCTGTGGTGGAGCATAGAATGCTTTGCCGCGGAATTCCTGATGCTCTGGACTATCGGCTTGGGCGTGATTATTTTAGCACGCGGCAGGTTCAGATATCGCTCGGCGGTTTCAGCAATACTTATCTTAATCGGTATCGTTTCCTGGATTAGCCGGATATTTTAG
- a CDS encoding NfeD family protein gives MSLELIILIYALALAILVVEAFVPSGGILALVGGIGLVVSLYYSFTKYGALLGSAQSIIALILIPLVIYIGFRKMTLKKNLDTSEGFTSEKAGLDQLLNKEGIAHTNLRPSGTAVIEGKKIDVVTEGDMIDKDTQIKVIKVESNRVIVRIKS, from the coding sequence ATGAGTCTGGAACTGATTATTTTAATCTACGCCCTGGCGCTGGCAATATTGGTGGTCGAAGCCTTTGTGCCCAGCGGCGGCATCCTGGCTTTGGTCGGCGGCATCGGGCTGGTCGTCAGCCTTTATTACTCATTCACCAAATACGGCGCCCTGCTCGGCTCGGCCCAGTCTATCATCGCGCTTATACTCATACCACTGGTCATTTACATCGGCTTCAGGAAAATGACCTTGAAGAAAAACCTGGATACCTCCGAAGGCTTCACTTCGGAAAAAGCCGGGCTGGACCAACTGCTCAATAAGGAAGGCATAGCTCATACAAACCTCAGGCCCTCCGGCACCGCCGTCATCGAAGGCAAAAAGATTGACGTCGTCACCGAAGGCGATATGATCGACAAGGACACCCAAATCAAAGTAATAAAGGTCGAAAGTAACAGAGTTATTGTAAGGATAAAATCTTAA
- a CDS encoding radical SAM protein — translation MRYEGNIIRPPSEADSYLLQITYGCSHNKCAFCGTYDQKFRVRPLEDVLTDIALAGKCVPHTRRVFLCDGDAMILPNSQLLKILKALAMVFPELQRVGIYANARDIIKKTDSELAELAEHKLTIAYIGLESGNDEVLRRVNKGATASDMITAVKKAQANGIKMSVIGLIGLGGKELSQPHALDTAKAVNLMNPRYFSLLTLMIVNGTPLADDYKSGKFELPEAEDMVKEIRLVVANIDSNQTIFRANHASNYAPLAGTFNKDKARLLAEIDSYLKGDNNFRPEFMRGL, via the coding sequence ATGAGATATGAAGGCAACATCATCCGCCCGCCCAGCGAGGCAGACAGTTATCTGCTCCAGATAACCTACGGCTGTTCGCACAACAAATGCGCCTTCTGCGGCACCTACGACCAGAAATTCCGCGTCCGCCCGCTCGAAGACGTCCTGACCGACATCGCACTGGCCGGCAAATGCGTGCCCCACACCCGGCGTGTGTTCCTGTGCGACGGCGACGCTATGATTCTGCCCAACAGCCAGCTCCTGAAAATACTCAAAGCGCTGGCTATGGTTTTCCCCGAGCTCCAACGGGTTGGCATCTACGCCAACGCCCGCGATATAATCAAGAAGACCGACTCCGAGCTGGCCGAGCTGGCTGAACACAAGCTGACCATCGCCTATATCGGGCTGGAAAGCGGCAACGACGAAGTGCTCCGCCGTGTCAACAAAGGCGCCACCGCATCGGATATGATAACAGCCGTTAAGAAAGCACAGGCCAACGGCATAAAGATGTCCGTCATCGGGCTGATTGGGCTGGGCGGTAAAGAGCTCTCCCAACCGCACGCGCTGGACACGGCCAAAGCCGTCAACCTGATGAACCCGCGTTATTTCAGCCTGCTTACATTAATGATAGTAAACGGCACGCCGCTGGCCGATGATTATAAGTCAGGCAAGTTCGAACTGCCCGAAGCCGAGGATATGGTCAAAGAAATCCGGCTGGTAGTCGCCAACATAGACAGCAACCAGACCATCTTCCGAGCCAACCACGCATCCAATTACGCGCCGCTGGCCGGCACCTTCAACAAAGACAAAGCCCGACTACTGGCCGAGATAGACAGCTACCTTAAGGGCGACAACAACTTCCGCCCCGAGTTCATGCGCGGATTGTAG
- a CDS encoding tetratricopeptide repeat protein, giving the protein MKDCAKFKADITDYARGAHEHIKDFDALFDHLRQCEDCRNKLFGLEETFTHLKSKGKKKQSLDELKQIFRKGLPPERKPTEAEGMLRQGISAFKEGKFPAARILLNIAVKLLPEDDKLSDTDRQTKADAYYHLGLVHQADNNLDGALYTFSRAIELDPDDADAHFYRAGIYHNYNQLKAALKDYSAAIELNPDYTEALRERASLLFDIRQFQPAVADADRLIELEPANGWHYFLRAMIYETMGRLEEAISDCTKALELQPPEHEPLQGKIPPALNALAYTIRGRSYGLMGELAKARADFDRLIKLEPDNPDAYFYRGVMFAQGAQMMSESDQYQALLAKAVADFRQSLKLKPGDRTTNDYLVQAEQELAGRQMEAKIRDIQNEIASRYQKDSAKLQDKYEAEITLLKKEIELLKEHVKVIAEISKQKPEYHYHIETPMPVIKPMRDIFQQPPAHPISPTDIKIPPKKD; this is encoded by the coding sequence ATGAAAGATTGCGCTAAATTCAAGGCCGACATCACCGATTACGCCCGGGGCGCGCACGAGCATATCAAGGATTTCGACGCCTTGTTCGACCACCTGCGCCAATGCGAAGACTGCCGGAACAAGCTCTTCGGGCTGGAGGAAACATTCACGCATCTCAAATCCAAAGGCAAGAAGAAGCAATCCCTGGATGAATTAAAGCAGATATTCCGAAAAGGCCTGCCGCCGGAGCGCAAGCCGACCGAGGCCGAGGGTATGCTCAGGCAAGGCATCAGCGCCTTTAAGGAAGGTAAATTCCCGGCCGCCCGGATTCTGCTCAATATCGCCGTCAAGCTCCTACCGGAGGATGACAAGCTGTCGGACACGGACAGACAGACCAAGGCCGACGCCTATTACCACCTGGGGCTGGTGCACCAGGCGGACAACAACCTGGACGGCGCGCTCTACACATTTTCACGGGCCATCGAGCTGGACCCGGACGACGCCGACGCCCATTTCTACCGGGCCGGTATCTACCACAATTACAACCAGCTCAAGGCGGCGCTCAAGGATTACAGCGCGGCTATCGAGCTCAACCCCGATTACACCGAGGCCCTGCGTGAGCGGGCCAGCCTGCTCTTCGACATCCGGCAGTTCCAGCCGGCCGTGGCCGATGCCGACCGGCTTATCGAATTGGAGCCGGCCAACGGCTGGCATTATTTCCTGCGGGCTATGATTTACGAAACGATGGGCCGGCTTGAGGAGGCCATCTCGGACTGCACCAAGGCTTTGGAACTTCAGCCGCCGGAGCACGAGCCCTTACAGGGTAAAATCCCCCCGGCCTTGAACGCACTGGCCTACACCATACGGGGACGGAGCTACGGGCTGATGGGCGAGCTGGCCAAGGCCCGGGCAGATTTCGACCGGCTGATTAAGCTGGAGCCGGACAACCCGGACGCATATTTCTACCGGGGCGTGATGTTCGCCCAGGGGGCGCAGATGATGTCGGAATCGGACCAATACCAGGCGTTGCTGGCCAAGGCCGTGGCCGATTTCAGGCAGTCGCTCAAGCTCAAGCCGGGCGACCGGACCACCAACGATTACCTGGTCCAGGCCGAGCAGGAACTGGCCGGACGGCAGATGGAGGCCAAAATCCGGGACATCCAGAACGAGATAGCATCGCGTTACCAGAAAGACAGCGCCAAACTGCAGGACAAATACGAGGCCGAGATAACCCTGCTTAAGAAAGAGATAGAGCTGTTAAAGGAGCACGTCAAGGTGATAGCCGAAATCTCCAAGCAGAAGCCGGAGTACCATTACCATATCGAGACGCCTATGCCTGTAATAAAACCGATGCGGGATATTTTCCAACAACCGCCGGCCCATCCGATTAGCCCGACCGACATAAAGATTCCGCCGAAGAAGGATTAA
- a CDS encoding type II secretion system protein, protein MKHSNNSKGGFTLIELLVVIAIIGILASLVLPGVANAKFRANMLKCSRNLTSLYAGLLQYEMSMGGYPRGDTYKGAGFWNVLRQMPTPETSALGTKNHDKFVCPLVGDAPGDGVCNYRGPNFTITAATDESRPIGADRTTNHDPENSQKDINVLYFGGQVIAVKASSADWTDADSRLQD, encoded by the coding sequence ATGAAACACAGCAATAATAGCAAGGGCGGGTTTACGTTGATTGAACTGCTGGTGGTTATCGCCATTATCGGCATCCTGGCCAGCCTGGTCCTGCCGGGCGTGGCTAACGCCAAGTTCAGGGCTAATATGCTCAAGTGCAGCCGCAACCTGACCAGCCTTTACGCCGGTCTGCTCCAGTATGAAATGTCAATGGGCGGCTACCCCAGAGGCGATACTTATAAGGGCGCCGGGTTCTGGAACGTCCTGCGCCAGATGCCCACCCCGGAAACATCGGCCCTGGGCACCAAGAACCACGATAAGTTCGTCTGCCCGTTGGTCGGAGATGCCCCGGGCGACGGCGTCTGCAATTACCGCGGTCCTAATTTCACCATCACCGCGGCTACGGATGAAAGCCGCCCCATCGGCGCCGATAGAACAACCAACCACGACCCGGAAAACAGCCAGAAGGATATCAACGTCCTTTATTTCGGCGGACAGGTCATCGCGGTCAAGGCCAGCTCGGCCGATTGGACCGACGCGGATTCCAGATTGCAGGATTAA
- the floA gene encoding flotillin-like protein FloA (flotillin-like protein involved in membrane lipid rafts), giving the protein MELTTIGIGIGLLVLIVVGIIVSKFFFLWLQALLSGAPVKLLDLVGMWFRKVDSYTIVVNRINAVKAGLNIPTDKLEAHYLAGGNVTNVVRALIAANKAGIPLITERAMAIDLAGRDVLGAVHTSVLPKVIDCPKQSEGTRATIDAVAKDGIQLRARARVTVRTNLDRLVGGATEETIIARVGEGIVTTIGSADTYKMVLASPDSISKKVLEKGLDAGSAFEILSIDIADVDVGDNIGAKLQTDQAAADLKIAQAKAETRRAMAVASEQEMKAKTQEMRAKVVEAESEVPKALAYAFREGKLGVMDYYNIKNIQADTEMRHSIAEPKQPEKGNPEKHNH; this is encoded by the coding sequence ATGGAACTGACAACTATCGGAATCGGCATAGGCTTGCTTGTCTTGATTGTGGTGGGAATAATCGTGTCCAAGTTCTTCTTCCTGTGGCTCCAGGCCCTGCTTTCCGGCGCGCCGGTAAAACTGCTGGACCTGGTCGGTATGTGGTTCCGGAAAGTCGACTCATACACCATCGTCGTCAACCGGATTAACGCCGTCAAGGCCGGGCTGAACATCCCCACCGACAAGCTCGAAGCCCACTACCTGGCCGGCGGCAACGTCACCAACGTAGTCCGGGCGCTTATCGCCGCCAATAAGGCGGGCATTCCCCTGATTACCGAACGGGCCATGGCCATCGACCTGGCCGGACGGGACGTGCTCGGCGCCGTCCATACCAGCGTTCTGCCCAAGGTCATCGACTGCCCCAAACAATCCGAAGGCACCCGCGCCACCATTGACGCCGTAGCCAAGGACGGCATCCAGCTCCGGGCCCGGGCCAGGGTCACCGTCCGGACCAACCTGGACCGCCTGGTCGGCGGCGCTACCGAGGAAACCATCATCGCCCGCGTCGGCGAAGGCATCGTCACCACCATCGGCTCGGCTGATACATATAAAATGGTCCTGGCCAGCCCGGACAGCATCTCCAAGAAGGTACTGGAAAAAGGGCTCGATGCCGGCTCGGCTTTTGAAATCCTGTCCATAGACATTGCCGACGTCGATGTCGGCGATAACATCGGCGCCAAACTCCAGACCGACCAGGCCGCGGCCGACCTCAAGATCGCCCAGGCCAAGGCCGAAACCCGGCGCGCTATGGCTGTGGCGTCCGAGCAGGAAATGAAGGCCAAGACCCAGGAAATGAGAGCCAAAGTCGTGGAGGCCGAATCCGAGGTGCCCAAAGCCCTGGCCTACGCCTTCCGCGAAGGCAAACTCGGCGTGATGGATTATTACAACATAAAGAATATCCAGGCCGATACGGAGATGCGCCATTCCATCGCCGAACCCAAACAGCCCGAAAAGGGAAATCCCGAAAAACACAACCACTAA
- a CDS encoding sigma-70 family RNA polymerase sigma factor, with amino-acid sequence MDNRPDEQLTAAYVSGEQPAFDHLVHRWQPRLFGFACRKLSCIELFVPDTKRGESKINSDADEVSESTIVSTWKNIRRFNDTRKFSSWIYKICKDECYMFTRSEARRNKHCVPLPEDIDKLRYGKVREYAEAKITMDCILAILNHRQHRLFDLIVEDGRHYEAILQEDELFRANNEPELRDEFAVLMEMLWLKRQKEIDNLHKHDTEFRDISLRYHADGPHIKKDN; translated from the coding sequence ATGGATAACAGACCAGATGAGCAATTGACCGCGGCATATGTGTCCGGTGAACAGCCGGCATTCGACCACCTGGTCCACCGCTGGCAACCGAGGCTGTTCGGGTTCGCCTGCCGTAAGCTTTCCTGCATCGAACTCTTCGTGCCCGATACCAAACGAGGCGAAAGTAAAATCAACTCCGACGCCGACGAGGTGTCTGAGTCAACCATCGTATCCACCTGGAAAAACATCCGGCGCTTTAACGACACCCGGAAATTCTCGTCCTGGATTTATAAAATCTGCAAGGACGAGTGTTATATGTTCACCCGGTCCGAAGCGCGCCGGAACAAACATTGCGTGCCCCTGCCTGAGGATATCGACAAACTCAGATACGGCAAGGTGCGTGAATACGCCGAGGCCAAAATCACGATGGACTGCATCCTGGCTATCCTGAACCACCGACAGCACCGCTTGTTCGACCTGATTGTCGAGGACGGACGGCATTACGAGGCCATCCTGCAGGAGGACGAACTGTTCCGGGCAAATAACGAGCCGGAGCTGAGGGACGAATTCGCCGTGCTGATGGAAATGCTCTGGCTCAAACGGCAGAAGGAGATTGACAACCTGCATAAGCACGACACCGAGTTCAGGGATATCAGCCTGCGGTACCACGCCGACGGCCCGCATATAAAGAAGGATAATTAG
- the dacB gene encoding D-alanyl-D-alanine carboxypeptidase/D-alanyl-D-alanine-endopeptidase, whose product MLIKQRTKNLIPALLLILCLALPSAVILAASPTTDIAGRIDSLVVKHHLTKSHLGVKIISWPERQVVYEKNPDYLMAVASNMKLITTGVALCKLGPDFQFATSLYYDGVIQNETLQGNLVVKSNGDPNISGRFYNDKPLAVFEQWRNKLAGLGVTNVQGNIILDDTAFDRDYVNDYWPSNQLNCWYCAPVSGIAFNDNCIDITVRPAENTKAATSPPTKYVSLINNSYPGSRNTLTFCRLPGTNVITVKGAISGDILCHKESVPVDNPVLFFGTVLSETMTKNITISGKVVLAERAYDPKADRLTEICRNSTDLKKTITVTNQRSQNLYAEQIFKLLGCQFKGKGTFETGAAAVGDFLDRQVNIPSNTYLISDGSGLARSNWVAPGQMVQFLSYMAGHKYFNDYRDSLNNRAWPEGNNKKKSRIWAKTGTINNVKCLSGYVCGDNGKPRYIFSIMNNGLEYVPEGPYGALEFQNEVAKLLAEEK is encoded by the coding sequence GTGCTCATCAAACAAAGGACCAAAAACCTAATCCCCGCACTCCTGCTTATCCTCTGCCTTGCCCTGCCCAGCGCCGTAATATTAGCCGCCTCGCCGACGACGGACATCGCCGGCCGGATTGACTCGTTGGTGGTCAAGCACCACCTGACCAAGTCGCACCTGGGCGTCAAGATAATCTCCTGGCCCGAACGCCAGGTCGTCTACGAAAAGAACCCCGACTATCTTATGGCCGTGGCCTCCAATATGAAACTCATCACCACCGGCGTGGCACTGTGCAAACTCGGGCCGGACTTCCAGTTCGCCACCTCGCTTTATTACGACGGCGTTATACAGAACGAAACTCTCCAGGGCAACCTGGTGGTCAAGAGCAACGGCGACCCCAATATCTCCGGCCGGTTCTACAACGACAAACCGCTGGCCGTATTCGAGCAATGGCGTAATAAGCTGGCCGGGCTGGGCGTTACCAACGTCCAGGGCAATATCATCCTCGACGATACCGCATTCGACCGCGACTACGTCAACGACTACTGGCCCAGCAACCAGCTCAACTGCTGGTACTGCGCCCCGGTCTCGGGCATCGCCTTCAACGACAACTGCATCGACATCACTGTCCGCCCGGCCGAAAATACCAAAGCCGCGACATCGCCCCCGACCAAATACGTCAGCCTCATCAACAACAGCTATCCGGGCTCCAGAAATACCCTGACCTTCTGCCGCCTGCCCGGCACCAACGTCATCACCGTCAAAGGCGCCATCTCCGGCGATATACTCTGCCACAAGGAATCAGTTCCGGTGGACAACCCGGTTTTATTCTTCGGCACGGTCCTTTCGGAAACGATGACCAAGAACATAACCATCAGCGGCAAGGTCGTCCTGGCCGAACGCGCCTACGACCCCAAGGCCGACCGGCTGACCGAAATCTGCCGGAACAGCACCGACCTCAAGAAGACCATCACCGTCACCAACCAGCGCAGCCAGAACCTCTACGCCGAACAGATATTCAAACTGCTCGGATGCCAGTTCAAGGGCAAAGGCACATTCGAGACCGGCGCCGCCGCCGTCGGCGATTTCCTGGACCGGCAGGTCAATATCCCCAGCAATACTTACCTGATATCGGACGGCTCAGGCCTGGCCCGGAGCAACTGGGTCGCCCCCGGCCAGATGGTCCAGTTCCTGAGCTATATGGCCGGCCACAAGTATTTTAACGATTACCGCGACTCGCTCAACAACCGCGCCTGGCCCGAAGGCAACAACAAGAAGAAATCACGCATCTGGGCCAAGACCGGCACCATCAACAACGTTAAATGCCTGTCCGGATACGTCTGCGGCGACAACGGCAAGCCCAGGTATATATTTTCCATAATGAACAACGGGCTAGAATACGTGCCCGAAGGCCCCTACGGCGCGCTCGAATTCCAGAACGAGGTGGCGAAATTATTAGCCGAAGAAAAATAG
- a CDS encoding GxxExxY protein, producing MDINQLTEKIIGCAIEVHRYLGPGLLENIYESALCIELEAAKLKYGQQVVIPVIYKGKQIGENRIDLIVENEVVVEIKSVERFDPVFEAQVLTYLKITGKKVGLLINFNSRLLKDGIKRFIL from the coding sequence ATGGACATTAACCAACTTACGGAAAAAATTATCGGATGTGCGATTGAAGTTCATCGATATCTTGGACCAGGGTTGCTTGAAAATATCTATGAATCCGCTCTCTGTATTGAGTTAGAAGCGGCTAAGTTAAAATATGGCCAACAGGTAGTTATACCGGTTATTTATAAAGGGAAACAAATTGGAGAAAACAGGATCGATTTAATAGTGGAAAATGAGGTCGTAGTTGAAATAAAGAGTGTGGAAAGATTTGATCCGGTTTTTGAAGCACAGGTTTTGACATATTTAAAAATAACTGGTAAAAAAGTTGGGTTATTGATTAATTTTAACAGTCGATTGCTTAAAGACGGAATAAAAAGATTCATATTATGA
- a CDS encoding NfeD family protein, giving the protein MKKILAVLFLMLLVGLPVAWSAPDNAPASPTNTSSVKQLVYVIPIKGAIMDWGLNYFVKRSIETAKSNNAALIIFDIDTPGGRVDISIELCNIIENAAPITTVAYVDKWAVSAGSLISIAADKIIMKDGAIIGSAEVVGAPVGHEEKYASVMRTEFKARAQKKGYPHNLMMAMVDKDMEVFEVKVDGKRDFLTRDEIKNLSMQGKEVAEIGLVIGKGKLLNLTARDALNYGLATAIKDNRDEIPALFDIKSFKITEASQTWSEYLVAFLADQTVTLILVAVGLIAGYSAFQMPGTGLLEAIAVLCFGIIFFSQYLVGLAQVTEILLFILGIGLIGVEIFLLPGFGVAGISGAILIFVSLILSMQNFTLPDIEKAPWQWTILQHNFVTVGAALIISIVILIIIARFLPSMPIFNRMILPTALATPAGITVSGIDAGTLVGNKGIVLTDLRPSGKIRLDNSEETLDVVTDGDFINKGESVVIDAVEGSRIVVRKA; this is encoded by the coding sequence ATGAAGAAAATACTTGCGGTTCTGTTCCTGATGCTGCTAGTCGGATTACCGGTCGCCTGGTCCGCCCCGGACAACGCGCCGGCCAGCCCGACCAATACATCAAGCGTCAAACAGCTGGTCTATGTCATCCCCATAAAAGGCGCCATCATGGATTGGGGGCTGAACTACTTCGTCAAACGCTCCATCGAAACAGCCAAATCAAATAACGCCGCGCTTATCATATTCGACATCGACACGCCCGGCGGACGGGTGGATATCAGCATTGAATTATGCAATATCATAGAGAACGCCGCGCCCATAACAACCGTGGCTTATGTGGACAAATGGGCCGTCTCGGCCGGCTCGCTCATCTCTATCGCGGCTGATAAAATAATAATGAAAGACGGCGCTATCATCGGCTCGGCCGAAGTGGTCGGCGCGCCGGTCGGCCACGAGGAAAAATACGCTTCGGTGATGAGAACCGAGTTCAAGGCCCGGGCCCAGAAAAAGGGCTACCCCCATAATCTGATGATGGCCATGGTCGACAAGGATATGGAGGTCTTCGAGGTTAAGGTCGACGGCAAACGCGACTTCCTTACCCGCGACGAGATAAAAAACCTGTCCATGCAGGGCAAAGAGGTGGCCGAAATCGGGCTGGTCATCGGCAAAGGTAAACTCCTCAACCTGACCGCCCGCGACGCCCTCAACTACGGCCTGGCCACGGCCATCAAGGATAACCGCGATGAAATCCCGGCGCTCTTTGATATTAAATCATTCAAAATAACAGAAGCATCCCAAACCTGGTCGGAATACCTGGTCGCCTTCTTAGCCGACCAGACGGTCACGCTTATCCTCGTCGCCGTCGGTTTGATAGCCGGCTATTCGGCGTTCCAGATGCCGGGCACAGGACTGCTGGAAGCTATCGCCGTCCTCTGCTTCGGCATAATATTCTTCAGTCAGTACCTAGTCGGCCTGGCGCAGGTAACAGAAATACTGCTTTTTATTCTCGGCATAGGATTAATCGGAGTGGAAATCTTCTTACTGCCCGGATTCGGGGTGGCCGGCATCAGCGGCGCAATCCTTATCTTCGTCAGCCTGATATTATCCATGCAAAACTTCACACTGCCGGACATAGAAAAAGCCCCCTGGCAATGGACCATACTCCAGCATAATTTTGTCACAGTCGGCGCGGCGCTTATCATCTCCATAGTTATATTAATCATCATCGCCCGGTTCCTGCCTTCGATGCCCATATTCAACCGGATGATACTGCCCACGGCGCTGGCCACCCCGGCCGGAATCACCGTTTCCGGGATAGACGCCGGCACGCTGGTCGGCAATAAAGGGATTGTCTTGACGGACCTCAGGCCTTCGGGTAAGATACGCCTCGATAACAGCGAAGAAACACTGGATGTGGTCACCGACGGCGACTTCATCAACAAAGGCGAATCCGTCGTCATCGACGCGGTCGAAGGCAGTCGGATTGTCGTTAGAAAGGCATAA